One segment of Sesamum indicum cultivar Zhongzhi No. 13 linkage group LG4, S_indicum_v1.0, whole genome shotgun sequence DNA contains the following:
- the LOC105161073 gene encoding uncharacterized protein LOC105161073 — translation MRSKERAVVFVIMALQLFSSYISPSASPIPAVHSQGETERRAASEQLIINNRYDQGSDVTIAHQSKLGHGTNGGSQPGGNTNSGGSGTPNAQGGGGMIPLYAAGAGNNRHPHHKGWSCKKSIPGPTALVVVILFACLLLRVHKEW, via the exons ATGAGGAGCAAAGAAAGAGCTGTGGTGTTTGTGATCATGGCCTTGCAGTTGTTCTCTTCTTACATTTCTCCATCTGCAAGCCCTATTCCTGCag TTCATTCACAGGGCGAGACGGAACGTAGAGCTGCAAGTGAACAATTGATCATCAATAACAGGTATGATCAAGGAAGTGACGTAACCATAGCTCACCAAAGCAAACTCGGCCATGGAACTAATGGCGGCAGCCAACCCGGTGGAAACACAAACAGTGGCGGATCGGGCACCCCGAATGCGCAGGGAGGCGGGGGAATGATACCCTTGTATGCAGCCGGTGCAGGAAACAACCGCCACCCCCATCACAAAGGGTGGAGCTGCAAGAAAAGCATACCGGGCCCGACAGCTTTGGtggttgtgattttatttGCATGTTTACTGCTACGCGTCCACAAAGAATGGTAA
- the LOC105161074 gene encoding uncharacterized protein LOC105161074: protein MGNCFGTAKKSAAEIAPSEMIKSQPAVKLYGPPNSFATSHIRLAILYKPVTLHFVPSDAHQNPTLIYKSDVVSGSVEDILRYLDTKFPDPPLTVTNNTTNSIWGWCGETTPLVVWVVVLQHRSMNWHLERMVKWAEDMVARGGSVRGDPSMGSPRMEVKKFGKSYSQLLQVMLEHAQMEETVLFQILESADRGLCKSANEEHAKHLPIMNGIKEEIKIIGVMNPGSPDYQEALVNLSSRLKRLKENCKQHFEEEEKELLPLMEATELNKPQQAKVLQQSLDVMRETHSHLFRFFMEGLRPHDAMQYFDFIKRYCDNVRVSLMLHMMVDQ, encoded by the exons ATGGGGAACTGTTTCGGGACTGCGAAGAAATCGGCGGCGGAAATCGCGCCGTCGGAGATGATAAAGTCGCAGCCGGCGGTGAAGCTCTACGGCCCGCCGAACAGCTTCGCGACCTCGCACATCCGGTTGGCTATCCTCTACAAGCCCGTCACTCTCCACTTTGTGCCCTCCGATGCGCACCAGAACCCGACTCTCATCTACAAATCCGACGTCGTTTCCGGCTCCGTCGAGGACATACTCCGTTACTTGGACACCAAGTTCCCGGACCCGCCGTTGACTGTCACCAACAACACCACTAATAGCATCTGGGGTTGGTGCGGCGAGACGACGCCGTTGGTGGTGTGGGTGGTGGTGCTGCAGCACCGGAGCATGAACTGGCATTTGGAGAGGATGGTGAAGTGGGCGGAGGACATGGTGGCGCGTGGCGGGAGCGTGAGGGGGGATCCGTCGATGGGCAGCCCGCGAATGGAGGTGAAGAAGTTTGGGAAGAGCTACTCGCAGCTGCTGCAGGTGATGCTGGAGCACGCGCAGATGGAGGAGACGGTTCTCTTTCAGATCCTCGAATCCGCTGATCGag GATTGTGCAAATCTGCAAACGAGGAACACGCAAAGCACCTACCGATAATGAATGGCATCAAGGAAGAGATAAAGATCATAGGAGTTATGAATCCTGGGAGCCCTGATTACCAAGAGGCCCTTGTCAACCTTTCATCCCGGCTCAAAAGATTAAAG GAAAACTGCAAACAGCACTTcgaagaggaggaaaaagagCTACTGCCACTGATGGAGGCCACAGAGTTAAATAAACCACAGCAAGCGAAAGTACTGCAGCAATCGTTGGATGTGATGCGCGAGACACACTCCCACTTGTTTCGCTTTTTCATGGAAGGCCTACGACCTCATGATGCTATGCAGTActttgatttcatcaagagATACTGTGACAATGTCCGAGTATCACTTATGCTACACATGATGGTTGATCAATAA
- the LOC105161075 gene encoding pentatricopeptide repeat-containing protein At4g21065: MHSEQQFLYKIGCSSHSTSSNTFLQNNSNSYRIISAVTESKKPYIVRKCVALLHACASSIPKLKQVHAFSIRHGVPLSSPDMGKYLIFFVVSLSGPMQYARNIFDQIFQPNIFTWDTMIRGYAESEDPAPALHIYQHLRVSSERPDTHTYPFLLKAIAKLMVLREGEKVHCAALKDGLKSLVFVQNALVHFYGVCGRAESALQLFEKMADKNLVGWNSVINGYALNSRPNETLTLYRRMCLEGVKPDGFTLVSLLTACAELGALALGRRAHVYMMKLGLDKNLHAANALMLLYAKCGNIRDAKKVFDGMDERSVVSWTSLIVGLAVNGFGEEALELFKEMDIRRFVPSEITFVGVLYACSHCGMVDEGFAYFDRMTKEFRIVPTIEHYGCMVDLLGRAGLVQQAYEYICKMPIEPNAVIWRTLLGASTIHGNLTIGEVARDELKMLEPKHCGDYVLLSNLYASEKRWSDVHNVRRTMLKEGVKKVPGYSLVELGNRIHEFVQGDKSHPQTEAIYAMLSEMTRLLKLEGYAPHTTNVLADIEEEEKETALSYHSEKIAIAFALINTPGGTPIRIVKNLRVCADCHLAIKLLSKIFDREIVVRDRSRFHHFRDGACSCKDYW; encoded by the coding sequence ATGCATTCGGAGCAACAATTCTTGTACAAAATTGGATGTTCCTCTCACAGTACCTCATCAAACACTTTCCTTCAGAACAACTCAAACAGCTACAGGATCATTTCTGCTGTGACGGAATCCAAGAAACCGTATATTGTCAGAAAATGCGTTGCTCTCTTGCACGCCTGCGCCTCCTCTATCCCTAAATTGAAGCAAGTCCATGCCTTCTCCATCAGGCATGGGGTACCACTGTCAAGCCCGGACATGGGGAAATACTTGATCTTCTTTGTTGTCTCCCTATCTGGGCCTATGCAATATGCCCGCAACATTTTCGATCAAATTTTCCAGCCAAATATATTCACTTGGGATACAATGATCAGAGGCTACGCTGAGAGTGAAGACCCAGCTCCAGCTTTGCATATCTACCAACATTTACGTGTGAGTTCGGAGCGACCTGATACCCATACGTACCCGTTTCTTCTCAAAGCCATTGCTAAATTAATGGTCTTGCGAGAGGGTGAGAAAGTGCATTGTGCTGCGTTGAAAGATGGGCTTAAGTCGTTGGTTTTTGTTCAGAATGCTCTGGTTCATTTTTATGGTGTCTGTGGTCGGGCAGAGAGTGCTCTCCagttgtttgagaaaatggCTGACAAGAATCTTGTGGGTTGGAATTCGGTGATTAATGGGTATGCTTTGAATAGTAGGCCTAATGAGACATTGACCCTTTATAGAAGAATGTGCTTGGAGGGTGTTAAACCAGATGGATTTACTTTGGTAAGTTTGCTTACTGCATGTGCTGAACTTGGTGCCTTGGCTTTGGGCAGGAGGGCACATGTGTATATGATGAAGCTGGGTTTGGATAAAAACCTACACGCTGCAAATGCGTTGATGTTGCTTTATGCAAAGTGTGGGAATATTAGGGATGCAAAGAAGGTATTTGATGGGATGGACGAGAGGAGTGTGGTATCGTGGACTTCGTTGATAGTTGGGTTGGCTGTAAATGGGTTTGGTGAGGAAGCACTTGAACTTTTCAAGGAGATGGACATCCGCAGGTTCGTTCCTAGTGAGATTACCTTTGTCGGAGTGCTATATGCCTGTAGTCATTGTGGTATGGTGGATGAAGGGTTCGCTTATTTTGATAGGATGACAAAGGAATTCCGGATTGTGCCTACAATCGAACATTATGGTTGTATGGTTGATTTACTAGGTAGGGCAGGTTTAGTGCAACAAGCGTATGAATATATCTGCAAAATGCCAATAGAACCTAATGCGGTAATATGGAGAACTTTACTTGGTGCATCTACCATACATGGGAATTTAACAATAGGGGAGGTGGCCAGAGACGAACTTAAAATGTTAGAGCCCAAACATTGTGGAGATTATGTGCTTCTTTCCAACCTGTATGCATCTGAAAAGCGTTGGTCAGACGTACATAACGTGAGGAGAACAATGCTTAAAGAAGGAGTGAAAAAAGTGCCAGGCTATAGTCTTGTTGAATTAGGAAACCGTATACATGAATTTGTACAAGGCGACAAGTCTCATCCTCAAACTGAAGCTATATATGCTATGCTTTCGGAGATGACAAGGTTACTGAAACTTGAAGGCTATGCACCTCATACGACGAATGTGCTTGCCGACattgaggaagaagagaagGAAACTGCTTTGTCTTATCATAGTGAGAAGATTGCAATTGCTTTCGCATTGATTAATACGCCAGGGGGGACCCCAATTAGGATTGTAAAGAACTTAAGGGTTTGTGCAGATTGTCACCTTGCAATTAAATTACTATCAAAGATTTTTGACCGGGAGATAGTTGTTAGAGATCGTAGTCGATTTCATCATTTTCGGGATGGAGCTTGTTCTTGTAAAGATTACTGGTAG